In a single window of the Pleurodeles waltl isolate 20211129_DDA chromosome 4_2, aPleWal1.hap1.20221129, whole genome shotgun sequence genome:
- the LOC138293993 gene encoding olfactory receptor 5V1-like encodes MANNTIEINFILLGISGMAELQLVLYFIFLLLYMVIIFGNLLILGLIGLDARLHTAMYFFLCHLSVLDVCSPTVTVPKMLGNLLLERKTISIHGCIIQFSFFIFFASSECLLLSAMAYDRYVAICHPLRYAAIMNVSQCAQLAAVCWAGGFLNSLMHTLATGRLSFCRPRTIHHFFCDVPQVFTVSCTDPFINVLLVLVSGIIMGLGSFVVIIFSYVYISSAVLKIGTSTGRSKAFSTCSSHVTVVTFYFGAMFLTYFRPASIYAMTEGRLLSVIYTVITPLVNPLIYTLRNQEIRGALKNALRTWTTIVQQRSVL; translated from the coding sequence ATGGCGAATAATACTATTGAGATAAACTTCATTCTCTTAGGAATATCAGGTATGGCTGAACTTCAGCTTGTTCTCTATTTTATATTTCTACTTCTCTACATGGTCATCATCTTCGGGAACCTTCTCATCCTTGGCCTCATTGGTTTGGATGCCCGTCTACACACCGCCATGTATTTCTTCCTCTGCCACCTCTCTGTCCTTGATGTTTGCAGTCCAACCGTTACTGTGCCGAAGATGCTGGGGAACCTCTTGTTGGAAAGAAAGACTATTTCTATTCATGGCTGCATTATCCAGttctcatttttcattttctttgcatCTTCAGAATGCCTCctgttgagtgcaatggcctacgaCCGCTATGTGGCCATCTGCCACCCTTTGAGATATGCAGCTATCATGAATGTCTCCCAGTGTGCTCAGCTAGctgctgtgtgctgggcaggtggtTTCCTCAACTCTCTGATGCACACACTCGCCACAGGTCGGTTATCATTTTGTAGACCAAGAACAATTCATCATTTTTTCTGTGATGTTCCTCAGGTTTTCACAGTTTCTTGCACTGATCCTTTCATAAATGTTTTGCTTGTTTTGGTATCAGGTATAATCATGGGACTAGGCTCTTTTGTGGTCATCATCTTTTCATATGTCTACATCAGCTCTGCGGTCCTGAAAATTGGTACCAGCACCGGtagatcaaaggccttttccacttgttcctcccatgttactGTGGTTACCTTTTACTTCGGAGCCATGTTCTTAACATATTTCCGCCCAGCATCTATCTATGCTATGACTGAAGGAAGACTTTTGTCTGTGATTTATACCGTCATAACACCCCTGGTGAACCCCCTGATATATACATTAAGGAATCAGGAAATAAGAGGGGCATTGAAGAACGCTCTAAGGACCTGGACTACAATAGTCCAGCAGAGGTCTGTCCTGTAA